Proteins found in one Candidatus Krumholzibacteriia bacterium genomic segment:
- a CDS encoding M28 family peptidase, translated as MRRCALAVLMLLAAAGACGSSAPPPTPPPAPDGARAFQHLEAQVACGPRVPGSAAAACCRRYILAHLERRAEKLGLQEFRLADPYGTDSLQLVNILAHFHPERPARVLLAAHYDSRPRADRDSGAAQSLPVPGANDGASGVAVLLEVAEALGSWDPGVGVDLVFFDGEDYGKEGEVQHYLLGSRHFAATMGAYRPRAMLLLDMVGDADLHIRMEENSLRAAPALTRLVFAVAESLGAKSFVSAPGPAVYDDHMHFLLQRIPAVDLIDLDYPAWHTTRDLPAACSPASLEEVARVVLHVLQRLGRGSGA; from the coding sequence TTGAGACGGTGTGCCCTCGCCGTGCTCATGCTGCTCGCGGCGGCCGGAGCTTGTGGCAGCAGCGCGCCGCCCCCCACACCGCCGCCGGCCCCGGACGGGGCTCGCGCCTTCCAACATCTGGAAGCACAGGTTGCTTGCGGCCCGCGGGTGCCGGGAAGCGCGGCCGCCGCCTGCTGCCGCCGCTACATCCTGGCGCACCTCGAGCGCCGGGCGGAGAAGCTCGGCCTGCAGGAGTTCCGCCTCGCCGATCCGTACGGCACCGATTCGCTGCAACTCGTCAACATCCTGGCGCATTTCCATCCCGAGCGCCCGGCGCGCGTTCTCCTCGCCGCACACTACGACTCGCGCCCCCGCGCCGATCGCGACAGCGGCGCGGCACAGTCGCTGCCCGTGCCCGGTGCCAACGACGGCGCCAGCGGTGTGGCGGTGCTCCTCGAAGTGGCCGAAGCCCTCGGGAGCTGGGATCCGGGAGTCGGCGTCGACCTCGTCTTCTTCGACGGCGAGGACTACGGCAAAGAGGGAGAGGTGCAGCACTATCTGCTCGGCTCCCGCCATTTCGCCGCCACCATGGGCGCGTACCGGCCCCGCGCCATGCTGCTCCTCGACATGGTGGGAGACGCGGACCTGCACATTCGCATGGAGGAGAACTCGCTGCGAGCGGCGCCGGCGTTGACACGCCTGGTCTTCGCCGTGGCCGAATCCTTGGGAGCGAAGTCATTCGTCTCCGCTCCCGGCCCTGCCGTCTACGACGACCACATGCACTTCCTGCTCCAGCGCATCCCGGCAGTCGACCTCATCGATCTCGATTACCCCGCCTGGCACACGACGCGCGACCTGCCGGCGGCATGCAGCCCGGCGAGCTTGGAGGAGGTGGCGCGGGTGGTGCTGCACGTCCTGCAGCGCCTGGGACGCGGTTCTGGAGCCTGA